The following nucleotide sequence is from Borrelia coriaceae.
GAGATTCATTTTCCAAGTTCCTTTGAAATGCTTAAGAGAGCAAGAAAAACTTTAATTTATAGGGAAATTTTTTTGCTTCAGTTTTTTTCAAGAGGGAGAAATTCTTTAGTTTTATTAAGGCAAGAAAGGTGTTTGCCTAAGAATTTGCTTGATCAAATTATTTTGAAGCTGCCATTTAAACTTACAAAAGATCAAGAATTGGCACTTAATGAAATAATTAATGATCTTCAAAGCAATAAGCCAATGAATAGATTATTGCAAGGTGACGTTGGCAGTGGAAAGACTCTTGTTGCTTTTCTTTCTAGCCTTCCTCTAATTGAAGCTGGCTATCAAGTTGCGTTAATGGCTCCTACTGATCTTTTGGCACAGCAACATTATAATAATTTAGCGAATATGTTAAAGGATTTTAATATTGCTATAGCTATTTTGACTGGTAGTTTAAAGAAGAGGGATAGAAGTGATGTTTTGGAAAAAATTCAAAGTGGTGCTTATAGATTAATAATTGGAACTCATTCCATTTTTTCTCAAGGAACAAAATTTAAAAAATTAGCTTATGTCATTGTTGATGAACAACATAAATTTGGTGTTGAGCAAAGAGAGGAGCTTAAAAATAAGGGAGAAGAAATTGATATGCTTTTAATGTCAGCTACTCCTATTCCTAGAAGCTTAGCATTGACTCTCTTTGGTGATCTTGAGGTATCTTTAATTAAAAAGGGTCCTGAGGGTCGAATGCCTGTTACTACATATTTAGCAAAACATGGCAATGAAGATAAGGTATATGATTTTTTGAGGAATGAGCTTGTAAAAGGGCATCAAGTTTATTTTGTTTATCCTTTAATATCGTCATCGGAGAAGTTTAATTTAAAAGATGTTACTAGTATGTGTTTAAATCTTAAGAATATTTTTGTTGAATATTCTGTTGAAATGGTCCATTCTAAACTTGGATCTCATATTAAAGAAAAAATTATGCGTGATTTTTACTTGAAAAAGATAGATATTTTAGTTGCAACAAGTGTTATTGAAGTTGGCATTGATTGTCCAAATGCAACTTGCATGGTAGTAGAGCATGCTGAGCGTTTTGGACTTTCTACTTTGCATCAAATTAGAGGGCGTGTTGGTAGAGGTAGTTTAAAGTCTTTTTTATTTTTGCTTTATAAAGAACCTTTAACAAACGCGGGAAAATTTAGACTTAAGACTATAAAAGAAAATATAGATGGATTTAAAATAGCAGAAGAGGATCTTAAATTAAGAGGTCCTGGCAATCTATTTGGTCTTGCACAAAGTGGTTATTTAAAACTTAAGATAGCTGATTTTGTTGAAGATAGGAAAATCATAAGTGTGATTAGAGAAGAACTTAATATGTTTTTCTCTAATAAAAATTTATATGATAAATCAGATATTGAATTACTCGATAGTCTTTTAGTCTCATATTTAAGATCTTTTTTTTGGTAAAGAGAATTAACATTAGTTTGTATATTTTTGAATTAACTTTGAAAGTTCTTTTTTGTGTTCATACCAAAATTCGAGAAGTTTATACTGCAAATTGTTGAAATATTTTTTTTGCAAAATGCATGCTTGCTTACCAATATACATGTAATGCCAAGGTTCTGCTTTATAACCAGTTTTGTCTTCATGATTTTTTGGATACGATAATGAGAATCCATGTTTTAATGAGTTTTCATAAAGCCATTTACCCATTTTTGTATTTAGTAAATTATCATCTATTTTTATAAAATCTATGGTTATTCCTAATTGGTGTTGTGAATGATCAGGAAGTGCTGATTGTATTTTTGCTATCTTAAGTCCATAGTTTTTTACATTATGTTCGAATAAAAATTTTTGGTATTGTCTTGTTCTGTATGCTGATACTATTTTTATATGTAAGTCATTCTTTTGTCCTTCTTTTACAAGATTAATTAAGTCATCTATTAATATTTTTCTTAATCTTAAACCTTTTTTTCCAATATGCTTTAACTCTTTGAAATCTTCTAAATAAACTAAGTCAATTGGACTGTATTTTTTAGGAATTGGAATGTTTTTATTTACAAGGATTAAGAGATCATTTTTTTCTGCTTCAAGTAGTGGTTTGAGATCTTTGATAAATTGAATAGGTTTGTCTTTTATTTGTTTTTGATGAGATTTATCTAAAGTCTTTATTATTGTAAATAAGATTTTTAAGTCTTCTTTTGATATTGGGTTTTCTTGTAAAGCTAAGTTATTAAATAATAGTATTAGTGAAAAAATATTTAGTGATCTCATGGAAATGCAATTATATTATAGTTTGTTTTGTTTGTGGTAGTAATTTTTAAGCTTTTTTTGATATTAATTTAAGTTTAATTGATCAAGGCAATTATTTAAATAAGATATACTAAAAAAATTTGATCATTATTATTCAATTTTAAGATAGCTATTGATATCAGTCATTACTAAAGCTTTTTAGTCTTTTTTATTTCAATTGGTAGTATTTTGGGCAGTTGTATAATTGTTTATTTATGATCTTTACAAATTACAGGGGTGTTGATTGACACCATCATAATTTTTATTTGCTTGATTGTTAATTTATGAATTTATATGTTTTGATCAAATTTTTTTTCAATCATTGGAATTATTTTTTTGAAGTGACATATAAGATCATCTAATCTTTAAG
It contains:
- a CDS encoding M15 family metallopeptidase — protein: MRSLNIFSLILLFNNLALQENPISKEDLKILFTIIKTLDKSHQKQIKDKPIQFIKDLKPLLEAEKNDLLILVNKNIPIPKKYSPIDLVYLEDFKELKHIGKKGLRLRKILIDDLINLVKEGQKNDLHIKIVSAYRTRQYQKFLFEHNVKNYGLKIAKIQSALPDHSQHQLGITIDFIKIDDNLLNTKMGKWLYENSLKHGFSLSYPKNHEDKTGYKAEPWHYMYIGKQACILQKKYFNNLQYKLLEFWYEHKKELSKLIQKYTN
- the recG gene encoding ATP-dependent DNA helicase RecG, translated to MFLHEFQYDLQGISGLGKKGIDKLNSLHVTNIKELIEFFPKKYEDRQNIKAFPDPLEVRYCELMTVCTILEHRNFGSTVKRNLKLIAQSENDEIFEILLFNRGFLEGVFKIGQKFYIYSKFNYNDYTQMWSCSNFDSEVFSYNPEKFKKIVPVYSLGERITSKKMSSYIKEALLYFFKFGTSDIPKFLIDKYSLLGLHEALNEIHFPSSFEMLKRARKTLIYREIFLLQFFSRGRNSLVLLRQERCLPKNLLDQIILKLPFKLTKDQELALNEIINDLQSNKPMNRLLQGDVGSGKTLVAFLSSLPLIEAGYQVALMAPTDLLAQQHYNNLANMLKDFNIAIAILTGSLKKRDRSDVLEKIQSGAYRLIIGTHSIFSQGTKFKKLAYVIVDEQHKFGVEQREELKNKGEEIDMLLMSATPIPRSLALTLFGDLEVSLIKKGPEGRMPVTTYLAKHGNEDKVYDFLRNELVKGHQVYFVYPLISSSEKFNLKDVTSMCLNLKNIFVEYSVEMVHSKLGSHIKEKIMRDFYLKKIDILVATSVIEVGIDCPNATCMVVEHAERFGLSTLHQIRGRVGRGSLKSFLFLLYKEPLTNAGKFRLKTIKENIDGFKIAEEDLKLRGPGNLFGLAQSGYLKLKIADFVEDRKIISVIREELNMFFSNKNLYDKSDIELLDSLLVSYLRSFFW